Proteins found in one Mytilus edulis chromosome 2, xbMytEdul2.2, whole genome shotgun sequence genomic segment:
- the LOC139510446 gene encoding uncharacterized protein has protein sequence MQDLNPLPANTTLVTMDVTSLYTNIPHADGIEACREVWDSRSPKIPPTDCLVEMLTMVLKKNNFTFQGEHYLQTNGTAMGTKMAPSYANIFMGKFEKQLLECSIEKPLSWYRFIDDVDMKWDKGDQKLETFITNANNQHPTIKFTHETSNSTINFLDTSSTLSVGIINTDIYSKPTDTHQYLSPESCHPPHCTKSIPYSQALRIRRICSSEDTAKQRLGQLKGHLKRRGYKHKNIKNSFRKAESIPRSSLLTYKDKQKNPILSRLVI, from the exons ATGCAGGATTTAAACCCTCTACCTGCTAATACTACTCTTGTCACTATGGATGTCACCTCTCTCTATACGAATATTCCCCATGCGGATGGTATTGAAGCATGTAGAGAAGTTTGGGACTCTCGATCTCCTAAAATTCCACCTACTGATTGCTTAGTTGAAATGCTTACTATGGTCTTGAAAAAGAACAACTTCACATTCCAAGGAGAACACTATTTACAGACAAATGGCACTGCTATGGGTACAAAAATGGCTCCATCTTATGCCAATATATTCATGGGTAAATTTGAAAAGCAACTGCTGGAGTGCTCCatcgaaaaaccgctttcctggtATCGATTTATTGATGACGTTGACATGAAATGGGACAAGGGAGACCAAAAATTAGAAACTTTTATAACAAATGCTAACAATCAACACCCTACCATCAAATTCACCCATGAAACATCTAATTCCACCATAAACTTCCTTGATACATCTAGCACCCTCTCTGTAGGTATAATAAACACAGATATATACTCTAAACCTACAGATACTCATCAATACTTGTCGCCTGAAAGTTGCCATCCTCCACACTGCACGAAGAGCATTCCATACAGCCAAGCTCTCAGAATAAGGCGAATCTGCTCCTCTGAAGACACTGCAAAACAACGTCTGGGGCAGCTTAAAGGACATTTAAAAAGAAggggatataaacacaaaaacatcaaaaatagttttcgaaaagcggaatccatccccagaagcagtctgctaacttacaaagataaacagaaaa ATCCTATATTGAGTCGACTGGTGATTTAG